A window of the Emys orbicularis isolate rEmyOrb1 chromosome 1, rEmyOrb1.hap1, whole genome shotgun sequence genome harbors these coding sequences:
- the PMPCB gene encoding mitochondrial-processing peptidase subunit beta: MAAALSAGCLAARRLLWAGSGRRLVRGSAPANRSIQLGTSRFRATKAATQIVLNVPETKVSSLENGLRVASEDSGLSTCTVGLWIDAGSRYENEKNNGTAHFLEHMAFKGTKKRSQLDLELEIENMGAHLNAYTSREQTVYYAKAFSKDLPRAVEILADIIQNSTLGEAEIERERGVILREMQEVETNLQEVVFDYLHATAYQNTTLGRTILGPTENIKSINRNDLVEYITTHYKGPRIVLAAAGGVSHDELLDLANYHFGNLPSTQEGGMPALPPCKFTGSEIRIRDDKMPLAHIAIAVEAVGWSHPDTIPLMVANTLIGNWDRSFGGGVNLSSKLAQITCHGNLCHSFQSFNTCYTDTGLWGLYMVCEQSTVQDMMHFVQREWIRLCTSVTESEVSRATNLLKTNMLLQLDGSTPICEDIGRQMLCYNRRIPIPELEARIEAIDAQTIREICTKYIYDKCPAIAAVGPIEQLPDYNRIHSGMYWLRD; encoded by the exons ATGGCGGCGGCGCTAAGTGCAGGTTGCCTGGCGGCCCGACGGCTGCTCTGGGCCGGGTCTGGCCGCCGCCTTGTGCGGGGCTCAGCTCCAGCGAACCGG TCCATACAACTTGGGACAAGCAGATTCAGGGCCACCAAGGCAGCAACGCAAATAGTTTTAAATGTTCCTGAGACTAAAGTGTCTTCTCTGGAAAATGGCCTGAGAGTAGCTTCTGAAGATTCTGGACTCTCAACATGCACA gtTGGTCTTTGGATTGATGCTGGAAGCAGGTATGAAAATGAGAAGAACAACGGAACAGCTCACTTTCTGGAGCATATGGCTTTCAAA GGGACAAAAAAGAGGTCTCAATTAGACCTGGAACTAGAGATTGAAAACATGGGAGCTCATCTTAATGCCTACACATCCAGAGAACAAACTGTGTATTATGCAAAGGCTTTCTCAAAGGACTTGCCAAGAG CTGTGGAGATTCTTGCTGACATCATACAGAACAGTACACTGGGGGAAGCAGAGATCGAGCGGGAGCGAGGAGTTATCCTTCGAGAGATGCAGGAAGTTGAAACCAATTTGCAGGAAGTTGTCTTTGATTATCTTCATGCCACAGCCTATCAGAACACTACACTGGGACGGACAATATTAGGCCCCACCGAAAACATCAA ATCCATAAATCGCAATGACTTGGTGGAGTACATAACAACACATTATAAAGGACCCAGGAtagtgctggctgctgctggag GAGTCTCTCATGATGAATTGCTTGATTTAGCAAATTATCATTTTGGTAACTTACCGTCTACTCAGGAAGGAGGAATGCCAGCCCTACCCCCTTGCAAATTCACAGGTAGTGAG ATTCGTATAAGAGATGACAAGATGCCTTTGGCACATATCGCAATAGCTGTCGAAGCAGTTGGCTGGTCTCACCCAGATACAATTCCCCTTATGGTAGCAAATACTCTGATAGGCAACTGGGATCGTTCCTTTGGAGGAGGTGTG AATTTATCCAGCAAGCTTGCCCAGATCACTTGCCATGGCAACCTGTGTCATAGCTTCCAATCTTTCAACACCTGTTACACTGATACTGGACTGTGGGGGCTCTACATGGTTTGTGAACAATCCACTGTACAGGATATGATGCACTTCGTTCAAAGAGAGTG GATACGACTCTGCACAAGTGTTACTGAAAGTGAAGTATCTCGAGCCAcgaaccttttaaaaacaaatatgctGTTACAGCTTGACG GGTCCACCCCCATCTGCGAGGACATTGGGAGACAGATGTTGTGTTACAATCGTAGAATTCCAATTCCTGAACTTGAAGCAAGAATTGAA GCTATTGATGCCCAGACCATAAGAGAGATTTGCACAAAGTACATTTATGATAAGTGCCCTGCCATCGCTGCTGTGG gtCCGATTGAACAACTTCCAGATTACAACAGAATCCATAGTGGCATGTACTGGCTACGTGATTAG